A window of Tautonia plasticadhaerens contains these coding sequences:
- a CDS encoding ATP-binding protein, with the protein MASLLVVQGADRGRRFSLSDRPTALGRERSSPIRLHDSEVSRRHAEVRPEGDAVFRLVDLGSANGTFVNGLLVDQATLRPGDRVQIGSTVLLFDSSPAAKDDLTDRVDLLALARAEDRSEIVRSLPVGHGQPMLGAPESAGEWLKVRLANLSVMYQATRAISHVLDPDALLPQILQLVFESIGADRGAILLLDPGGALEPKAVRWRGPADDPEERMRISRSIVDHVLTEGQGVITLDAPVDRRFGPSQSIVDYGIREAICVPVQGRHTTLGVLYADVRGSREVEVEGPDRGRPKGKFTQEHLMLMVAIGHQAGLAIESTNFYRDKVEAERLAAVGQTIATLSHHIKNIMQGIKGGSYLVEMGLDQKDETITRRGWGIVEKNQAKIYNLVMDMLSFSKDREPALEPSDLNEVVGDVVELMQARAAELSVSLEWRPAADATTLHFDPDGIHRAILNIVTNALDAAEGRPDPRVIISNRFDADAQTALVVVEDNGIGIPEPEQATIFEVFASTKGSRGTGLGLPVSDKIVREHGGRIVVDSTPGVGSRFTVELPMKGAEESGDDDPFATAAE; encoded by the coding sequence ATCCGCCTGCATGACAGCGAGGTCTCTCGCCGCCATGCCGAGGTCCGGCCCGAGGGGGATGCGGTTTTCCGGCTCGTCGACCTCGGCTCGGCCAACGGGACTTTCGTGAATGGCCTGCTCGTCGATCAGGCCACGCTCAGGCCCGGCGATCGGGTCCAGATTGGCTCGACCGTGCTCCTCTTCGACTCCAGCCCGGCCGCCAAGGACGACCTGACCGACCGGGTCGACCTCCTCGCCCTCGCCCGCGCCGAGGATCGATCGGAGATCGTCCGGAGCCTGCCGGTCGGGCATGGCCAACCGATGCTCGGCGCACCGGAGTCGGCCGGGGAGTGGCTGAAGGTCCGGCTGGCCAACCTCTCGGTGATGTATCAGGCGACGCGGGCGATCAGCCACGTGCTCGATCCCGATGCCCTGCTGCCCCAGATCCTCCAGCTCGTCTTCGAATCGATCGGGGCCGACCGGGGCGCGATCCTGCTCCTCGACCCGGGGGGGGCGCTCGAGCCGAAGGCCGTCCGGTGGCGAGGGCCGGCCGATGACCCGGAGGAACGCATGCGAATCTCCCGGTCGATCGTCGACCACGTCCTGACCGAGGGCCAGGGGGTGATCACCCTCGATGCTCCCGTCGACCGCCGGTTCGGGCCCTCGCAGTCGATCGTCGACTATGGGATCCGCGAGGCGATCTGCGTGCCGGTCCAGGGGAGGCATACCACCCTCGGCGTGCTCTATGCCGACGTCCGAGGCTCCCGAGAGGTCGAGGTCGAGGGCCCCGATCGGGGACGACCCAAGGGGAAATTCACGCAGGAGCACCTGATGCTGATGGTCGCCATCGGTCACCAGGCCGGCCTGGCGATCGAGAGCACCAACTTCTACCGGGACAAGGTGGAGGCCGAACGGCTCGCCGCCGTGGGCCAGACGATCGCCACGCTGAGCCACCACATCAAGAACATCATGCAGGGGATCAAGGGCGGGAGTTACCTTGTCGAGATGGGGCTCGATCAGAAAGACGAGACGATCACCCGCCGGGGCTGGGGGATCGTCGAGAAGAATCAGGCGAAGATCTATAACCTCGTGATGGACATGCTTTCCTTCTCCAAGGACCGTGAGCCTGCCCTGGAGCCGAGCGACCTGAACGAAGTGGTCGGCGACGTGGTCGAGCTGATGCAGGCGAGGGCCGCCGAGTTGTCGGTGTCCCTGGAATGGCGGCCGGCGGCCGACGCGACGACGCTCCACTTCGACCCGGACGGCATCCACCGGGCGATCCTGAACATCGTGACCAACGCCCTCGACGCCGCCGAGGGGAGGCCTGATCCCAGGGTCATCATCTCGAACCGATTCGACGCCGATGCACAGACCGCCTTGGTCGTCGTCGAGGATAATGGGATCGGCATCCCCGAGCCCGAGCAGGCGACGATCTTCGAGGTCTTCGCCTCGACCAAGGGCTCCCGGGGCACCGGCCTCGGATTGCCAGTCTCGGACAAGATCGTCCGTGAGCACGGCGGCCGGATCGTGGTGGACTCAACGCCGGGGGTGGGGTCGAGGTTCACCGTCGAGTTGCCGATGAAGGGTGCCGAGGAGTCGGGCGACGACGACCCGTTCGCCACCGCCGCCGAATAG